One genomic region from Mesorhizobium terrae encodes:
- a CDS encoding patatin-like phospholipase family protein — protein MLDRYRAKANVATIQEIASQYDRVALVLQGGGALGAYQAGVYQALSEAGCEPAWLSGVSIGAINASIIAGNEPSRRLQRLEQFWQTISGRKIWAYTPEGDIYRDIRNRTSSWMTMTMGQPGFFKPRFPNPWLEQSGAEGATSFYDTAELKDTLEQLIDFDVLNDGRKRLSVGAVNVRTGNFVYFDTDKVRIGPEHIMASGALPPAFPAVRIEGEYYWDGGIVSNTPLQYLLDQEEDRSSLVFQVDLFSARGALPRGMADVLSRHKDIMYSSRTRQNTDNFKRIHDLKMQLLEALKRVPAESRSADEERLIADYSDAGVVNIIHLIYQHKGYEGHAKDYEFSGTSMREHWDMGLEDTQRTLRHQQWLTPPTNAEGVAIHDLHREDPT, from the coding sequence GTGCTGGACCGTTACAGAGCCAAGGCGAACGTCGCCACCATTCAGGAAATCGCTTCGCAATACGACCGGGTTGCGCTGGTGCTGCAAGGCGGCGGCGCGCTCGGCGCCTATCAGGCCGGCGTCTATCAGGCGCTGTCGGAGGCCGGCTGCGAGCCGGCATGGCTGTCGGGCGTCTCCATCGGCGCCATCAATGCATCCATCATCGCGGGCAACGAGCCGAGCCGGCGCCTGCAGCGGCTGGAGCAGTTCTGGCAGACGATTTCCGGCCGCAAGATCTGGGCCTACACGCCGGAAGGCGACATCTATCGCGACATCCGCAACCGCACCAGTTCGTGGATGACGATGACCATGGGCCAGCCCGGCTTCTTCAAGCCACGCTTCCCCAATCCATGGCTGGAGCAGTCCGGGGCCGAAGGCGCCACCAGCTTCTACGACACGGCCGAATTGAAGGACACGCTGGAGCAGCTGATCGACTTCGACGTGCTCAACGACGGCCGCAAGCGTCTGAGCGTCGGCGCCGTCAACGTGCGCACCGGCAATTTCGTCTATTTCGACACCGACAAGGTCCGCATCGGGCCCGAACACATCATGGCTTCGGGCGCGCTTCCGCCCGCCTTCCCGGCGGTGCGCATCGAGGGCGAATATTACTGGGACGGCGGCATCGTCTCCAACACGCCGCTGCAATATCTGCTCGACCAGGAAGAAGACCGCAGCTCGCTGGTGTTTCAGGTCGACCTGTTCTCAGCGCGCGGCGCGCTGCCGCGCGGCATGGCCGACGTGTTGTCGCGCCACAAGGACATCATGTATTCCAGCCGCACGCGCCAGAACACCGACAATTTCAAACGCATCCACGATCTGAAGATGCAGCTCCTCGAAGCACTCAAACGTGTGCCGGCGGAGTCGCGCTCCGCCGACGAAGAACGGCTGATCGCCGATTATTCCGACGCCGGCGTCGTCAACATCATCCACCTCATCTACCAGCACAAGGGTTATGAGGGGCACGCCAAGGACTATGAGTTCTCAGGCACCTCGATGCGCGAGCATTGGGACATGGGCCTGGAGGACACGCAGCGCACCTTGCGCCATCAGCAATGGCTGACCCCGCCGACCAATGCCGAAGGCGTCGCCATCCATGACCTGCATCGCGAGGACCCGACCTAG
- a CDS encoding EamA family transporter, giving the protein MRPRHLLLALGIVFIWGVNFAIIKLGLRQVSPLALGVARFFLAAFPWVFFIPRPKVPLGMIALYGFLIFALQFGFLFTGMKLGMSAGLSSLILQLQVFFTIGLSVLMLGERPTGWQLAGAVLAFAGVGVVALNVGGDVTVVGLILLVAAAASWGGGNIVSKRISQRSSTSNVLGLVVWGSLFALPVLLAVALVLDPEHLVSSFTSLDWVSIGSIAYIVYLSTLLGFAVWAGLLARYPVSTVAPFTLLVPVFGFLGSTVLLGEPLQGWKLGASSLVIAGLCINLFGSRFASRAPRVRSDTQRTL; this is encoded by the coding sequence ATGCGGCCGCGACATCTCCTGTTGGCTCTGGGCATCGTCTTCATCTGGGGCGTCAATTTCGCCATCATCAAGCTCGGGCTCAGGCAGGTCTCGCCGCTGGCGCTCGGCGTCGCGCGTTTCTTCCTGGCGGCATTTCCCTGGGTGTTCTTCATTCCTCGCCCCAAGGTGCCGCTCGGCATGATCGCGCTCTACGGTTTCCTGATCTTTGCGCTGCAGTTCGGTTTCCTGTTCACCGGCATGAAGCTGGGTATGAGCGCGGGGCTGTCGTCGCTCATCCTGCAGTTGCAGGTGTTCTTCACCATCGGCCTTTCGGTGCTGATGCTCGGCGAACGTCCGACGGGCTGGCAACTGGCGGGCGCGGTGCTTGCCTTTGCCGGGGTCGGTGTGGTTGCGCTGAATGTCGGCGGCGACGTGACGGTTGTCGGACTTATCCTGCTTGTGGCGGCAGCTGCTTCCTGGGGTGGTGGTAACATTGTCTCGAAGCGGATTTCGCAGCGCTCAAGTACGTCCAACGTGCTTGGACTGGTGGTGTGGGGCAGCCTGTTCGCGCTGCCGGTGCTGCTGGCAGTGGCACTGGTGCTCGATCCGGAGCATCTCGTCTCGAGCTTCACCAGCCTCGATTGGGTGTCGATCGGTTCGATCGCTTATATCGTCTATCTGTCGACGCTGCTTGGGTTCGCGGTCTGGGCTGGGCTGCTTGCGCGCTACCCTGTTTCCACGGTGGCACCGTTCACGCTTCTGGTGCCGGTGTTCGGTTTCCTCGGCTCGACCGTCCTGCTCGGCGAACCGCTGCAAGGCTGGAAGCTCGGCGCTTCCAGCCTTGTCATTGCCGGGCTGTGTATCAATCTGTTCGGGTCGCGGTTCGCGTCTAGAGCGCCGCGTGTCCGTTCGGACACGCAAAGGACGCTCTAG
- a CDS encoding CorA family divalent cation transporter, whose translation MNETLRLNLLGTGDAEQVPGLICAYRGFPGQPAAQLHPQEIDAALAAEDGWVWLHVDLVDQRAHGWVAHRCALPPAARAILEGHDDSLVLGHEDGMMHGIAADMHKDIERPSSTIGRLHFAVTERLLVTGRRHPLEAVDKVRRSLAGGFAPATAFELFEAIVTTFCKNTGLRLVDATKKLDEVEDNLVTERLSDERRRLKELRRLAVSLHRPVAGMVALFEDEDRDDWKLSKAAHAALQRLAARLERLDREIVMINDRARLLQEEMAAELADESNRSLKAMAVMSALLLPGTLVVGVFGMNTAGLPFTHGDSGFIWAVALVIGATGLFYWLLRRAGISLRF comes from the coding sequence ATGAATGAAACCTTGCGTTTGAACCTTCTGGGAACAGGCGATGCGGAGCAGGTGCCGGGCCTGATCTGCGCCTATCGTGGATTTCCCGGTCAACCAGCCGCTCAGCTTCACCCGCAAGAGATCGACGCGGCCCTCGCGGCCGAGGATGGCTGGGTGTGGCTGCATGTCGATCTGGTCGACCAGCGCGCGCACGGCTGGGTTGCCCACCGCTGCGCACTTCCGCCGGCGGCGCGCGCGATCCTGGAAGGACATGACGACAGTCTGGTCCTCGGGCATGAAGACGGCATGATGCATGGCATAGCCGCCGACATGCACAAGGACATAGAACGACCGTCGAGCACGATCGGCCGGCTGCATTTCGCTGTGACCGAACGTCTGCTGGTCACCGGCAGGCGCCATCCGCTGGAGGCGGTGGACAAGGTGCGGCGCTCGCTTGCCGGCGGCTTCGCGCCGGCGACGGCCTTCGAGCTGTTCGAGGCCATCGTCACGACCTTCTGCAAGAACACAGGGTTGCGGCTGGTCGACGCGACAAAAAAGCTCGACGAGGTCGAGGACAATCTGGTCACCGAACGGCTGAGCGACGAGCGCCGCCGTCTCAAGGAATTGCGGCGGCTGGCGGTGTCGCTGCACCGGCCGGTGGCCGGCATGGTCGCGCTGTTCGAGGATGAGGACCGCGACGACTGGAAACTATCGAAGGCCGCGCATGCCGCATTGCAGCGCCTGGCCGCGCGGCTGGAACGGCTCGACCGCGAAATCGTCATGATCAACGACCGGGCGCGTTTGCTGCAGGAGGAGATGGCGGCGGAGCTGGCGGACGAATCCAACCGCAGCCTGAAGGCAATGGCGGTGATGAGCGCCTTGTTGCTGCCGGGTACGCTGGTTGTCGGCGTTTTCGGCATGAATACGGCCGGCCTGCCGTTCACCCATGGCGACAGCGGCTTCATCTGGGCCGTTGCGCTGGTTATCGGTGCGACCGGGCTTTTCTACTGGCTGCTGCGTCGCGCCGGCATCAGCCTGCGTTTCTGA
- a CDS encoding acetoacetate decarboxylase, which translates to MEIADVVKRAYAMPLTNPSFPPGPYRFFDREYVIITYRTTREALEAAVPAPLEIDGDPLVKYEFIRMPDSTGFGDYTESGQVIPVRFDGQHGVYVHSMYLDDDAPIAGGRELWGFPKKLANPKIVNEGEVVVGTLHYGSVLCATGTMGYKHRAADQDQVMAALTAPNFLVKIIPHVDGTPRICELVRYHLTDITLKEAWAGPAALDLRPHVMADVARLPVLEVVSALHFTADLTLGLGEVVYDYLAGTR; encoded by the coding sequence TTGGAAATCGCCGACGTCGTGAAGCGCGCCTATGCCATGCCGCTCACCAATCCCTCGTTCCCGCCCGGCCCCTATCGTTTCTTCGACCGCGAATATGTCATCATCACTTACCGCACCACGCGCGAGGCGCTGGAGGCGGCCGTGCCGGCGCCGCTCGAGATCGATGGCGATCCGCTGGTGAAATACGAATTCATCCGCATGCCGGACTCGACCGGCTTCGGCGACTATACCGAGAGCGGCCAGGTCATTCCGGTCCGTTTCGACGGCCAGCACGGCGTCTACGTCCATTCCATGTATCTGGACGACGATGCGCCGATCGCCGGCGGCCGCGAATTGTGGGGGTTTCCGAAGAAGCTCGCCAATCCCAAGATCGTCAATGAAGGCGAGGTCGTCGTCGGCACGCTACACTATGGCTCGGTGCTCTGCGCCACCGGCACGATGGGTTACAAGCACCGCGCCGCCGACCAGGATCAGGTGATGGCGGCGCTGACCGCGCCTAACTTTCTCGTCAAGATCATCCCGCATGTCGACGGCACGCCGCGCATCTGCGAACTGGTGCGCTACCACCTCACCGACATCACGCTGAAGGAAGCTTGGGCGGGTCCCGCCGCGCTCGACCTGCGGCCGCATGTGATGGCCGATGTCGCTCGCCTGCCGGTGCTGGAAGTGGTGTCGGCGCTGCATTTCACCGCCGATCTCACGCTCGGCCTCGGCGAGGTCGTGTACGACTATCTCGCCGGCACACGCTGA
- a CDS encoding methylated-DNA--[protein]-cysteine S-methyltransferase, with product MNTRMPMKIAPTLEKDITPEGSDYEVVRRAIEKISLDYRDQPSLEVLAEEVGETPTGLQKLFTRWAGLSPKAFLQAVTLDHARRLLDSGMPLLEASFEVGMSGPGRLHDLFVTHEAMSPGNYKTRGEGLTIRYGYHISPFGVALIMVTDRGLAGLAFNDAGNEQSAFRDMSSRWPNATYVEDISATAPYAARIFDPAHWRSDQPLRVVMIGSDFQLRVWEALLRIPMGKACTYSAIAAEIGQPTASRAVGAAVGANPLSFVVPCHRALGKSGALTGYHWGLTRKRAILGWEAGQLSAGVL from the coding sequence ATGAATACCAGAATGCCGATGAAGATCGCCCCGACCCTTGAAAAGGACATCACGCCGGAAGGCAGCGACTACGAGGTCGTGCGCCGTGCCATCGAGAAGATCAGCCTCGATTATCGCGACCAGCCTTCGCTGGAAGTCCTGGCCGAGGAGGTCGGCGAGACCCCGACCGGCTTGCAGAAGCTGTTCACGCGCTGGGCCGGACTGTCGCCCAAGGCTTTCCTGCAGGCGGTGACGCTCGATCATGCCCGTCGGCTGCTCGATTCCGGCATGCCGTTGCTCGAAGCCTCCTTCGAGGTCGGCATGTCTGGCCCCGGCCGCCTGCACGACCTGTTCGTCACCCACGAGGCGATGTCGCCGGGCAACTACAAGACACGCGGTGAAGGCCTGACCATCCGCTACGGCTACCACATCTCGCCCTTCGGCGTTGCCCTGATCATGGTCACCGATCGTGGTCTGGCCGGCCTTGCCTTCAACGACGCCGGCAACGAACAGTCGGCTTTCCGCGACATGTCGAGCCGCTGGCCGAACGCCACCTATGTCGAGGACATCAGCGCCACGGCCCCTTACGCCGCACGCATCTTCGACCCGGCCCACTGGCGGTCCGACCAGCCGCTGCGCGTGGTGATGATCGGCTCGGATTTCCAGCTCCGGGTCTGGGAAGCCCTGCTGCGCATCCCGATGGGCAAGGCCTGCACCTATTCGGCGATCGCCGCCGAGATCGGCCAGCCGACGGCGAGCCGGGCGGTGGGAGCGGCGGTCGGCGCCAATCCGCTTTCCTTCGTGGTGCCGTGCCACCGTGCGCTCGGCAAATCCGGCGCGCTCACCGGCTACCACTGGGGCCTGACCCGCAAGCGGGCTATTCTGGGCTGGGAAGCAGGTCAGCTTTCGGCGGGTGTGCTCTAG
- the nth gene encoding endonuclease III has product MVAPKSKDRRTRENPSVPLRNGAAHALAKKKASRARSAYTPAEVHEIFRRFAVQRPEPKGELEHVNAFTLLVAVVLSAQATDAGVNKATRALFKVADTPQKMLALGEERVGEYIRTIGLWRNKAKNVIALSQALIADHGGTVPDNRDELVKLPGVGRKTANVVLNMAFGQHTMAVDTHILRIGNRLGLAPGKTPEQVEDELVRIIPDEYMRHAHHWLILHGRYVCKARKPDCQACVIADICKAAEKTNTIPAPLIELAPLEAASDVL; this is encoded by the coding sequence ATGGTTGCCCCCAAGTCCAAAGATCGCCGCACCCGCGAAAATCCATCCGTGCCGCTGCGCAATGGCGCCGCGCATGCGCTCGCGAAGAAGAAGGCATCGCGTGCCAGGTCTGCCTATACGCCGGCCGAGGTGCACGAGATTTTTCGCCGCTTTGCCGTGCAGCGGCCCGAGCCGAAGGGCGAGCTGGAACACGTCAACGCCTTTACGCTGCTGGTGGCCGTGGTGCTGTCGGCGCAGGCGACCGACGCCGGCGTCAACAAGGCGACACGGGCCCTGTTCAAGGTGGCTGACACGCCGCAGAAGATGCTGGCGCTCGGCGAGGAAAGGGTGGGGGAATACATCCGCACAATCGGCCTCTGGCGCAACAAGGCCAAGAACGTGATCGCGCTGTCGCAGGCGTTGATCGCCGACCACGGCGGCACGGTGCCGGACAATCGCGACGAATTGGTGAAGTTGCCTGGCGTCGGCAGGAAAACCGCCAATGTCGTGCTCAACATGGCTTTCGGGCAGCACACGATGGCGGTGGACACGCATATCCTGCGCATCGGCAACCGACTGGGGCTGGCGCCGGGCAAGACGCCGGAACAGGTCGAAGACGAGCTCGTCCGCATCATTCCGGACGAATATATGCGCCACGCGCATCACTGGCTGATCCTGCATGGGCGCTATGTCTGCAAGGCGCGCAAACCGGATTGCCAGGCCTGCGTAATCGCCGACATCTGCAAGGCGGCGGAAAAGACAAACACAATTCCCGCGCCGCTCATCGAATTGGCGCCACTCGAAGCGGCCAGCGACGTCCTTTAG
- a CDS encoding inorganic phosphate transporter — protein MVDVTSSQMGIPRPEHPLEGPSKAGKWFMPVFLAIVLGGLIYIGYALSQELTSAIAVPWILLGLALLIALGFEFVNGFHDTANAVATVIYTHSMPAEFAVMWSGFFNFLGVLTASGAVAFGIISLLPVELILQVGSSAGLAMVFSLLTAAIIWNLGTWYLGLPSSSSHTLIGSIVGVGLANQFLAPAGSATSGVDWSKAIEVGMALLVSPLVGFGMAALLLLAMKLFIKNKALYEAPSGNAPPPLWIRALLIFTCTGVSFAHGSNDGQKGMGLIMLILIGVVPTAFALNRTPDVNYLEAYKSAAAQVDTVLGKYVKPGVVVTDAKAVVSEAVRTKTWTDQTTPALQAFIHQTNELVSPYPSVEKLPIELVSNARNDIYLIGEALKLIDKKKLLPMEGEDLKAVTNYHKAVDNATKFIPLWVKIAIALALGLGTMVGWKRIVVTVGEKIGKTHLTYGQGAAAELVAMGTIGAADAFGLPVSTTHVLSSGVAGTMAANGSGLQWSTVRNMLLAWVLTLPASIALAFGLFVVMRKLF, from the coding sequence ATGGTGGACGTCACATCAAGTCAAATGGGTATTCCGAGGCCCGAGCATCCGCTCGAAGGGCCGAGCAAGGCCGGCAAATGGTTCATGCCGGTCTTCCTGGCGATCGTACTCGGCGGCCTCATCTATATCGGTTATGCGCTCAGCCAGGAGCTTACCAGCGCGATTGCCGTGCCGTGGATCCTGCTCGGGCTCGCGTTGCTGATCGCGCTCGGCTTCGAATTCGTTAACGGTTTCCACGACACCGCCAATGCGGTCGCGACCGTCATCTACACCCATTCCATGCCGGCCGAGTTCGCCGTCATGTGGTCCGGTTTCTTCAACTTCCTTGGCGTGCTCACCGCCAGCGGTGCCGTTGCCTTCGGCATCATTTCGCTGCTTCCGGTCGAGCTCATCCTGCAGGTCGGCTCCAGCGCGGGTCTGGCCATGGTGTTCTCGCTGCTGACCGCGGCGATCATCTGGAACCTCGGCACCTGGTATCTTGGTCTGCCGTCGTCCAGTTCGCACACCCTGATCGGCTCGATCGTCGGTGTCGGCCTCGCCAACCAGTTCCTGGCGCCGGCCGGTAGCGCCACAAGCGGCGTCGACTGGTCGAAAGCCATAGAAGTCGGCATGGCGCTGCTGGTTTCGCCGCTGGTCGGTTTCGGCATGGCGGCACTCCTCCTGCTTGCGATGAAGCTGTTCATCAAGAACAAGGCGCTCTATGAGGCGCCGTCGGGCAATGCGCCGCCGCCGCTGTGGATCCGCGCGCTGCTGATCTTCACCTGCACCGGCGTTTCCTTCGCCCACGGTTCCAATGACGGCCAGAAGGGCATGGGTCTGATCATGCTGATCCTGATCGGCGTGGTGCCGACCGCCTTTGCGCTCAATCGCACGCCCGATGTCAACTATCTCGAAGCCTACAAATCCGCGGCCGCGCAGGTGGATACCGTGCTCGGCAAATATGTGAAGCCGGGTGTGGTGGTGACCGACGCCAAGGCGGTGGTCAGCGAGGCGGTGCGCACCAAGACCTGGACGGACCAGACGACGCCGGCGCTGCAGGCGTTCATCCATCAGACGAATGAACTGGTGTCGCCTTATCCTTCGGTCGAGAAACTGCCGATCGAACTGGTCAGCAATGCGCGCAATGACATCTATCTCATCGGCGAGGCGCTGAAGCTGATCGACAAGAAGAAGCTTCTGCCGATGGAGGGCGAGGATCTCAAGGCGGTCACCAACTATCATAAGGCCGTCGACAACGCGACGAAGTTCATCCCGCTCTGGGTCAAGATCGCCATCGCGCTGGCGCTGGGGCTTGGCACGATGGTCGGCTGGAAGCGCATCGTCGTCACCGTCGGCGAGAAGATCGGAAAGACGCATCTGACCTATGGCCAGGGTGCCGCCGCCGAACTCGTCGCCATGGGCACGATCGGCGCCGCCGACGCCTTCGGCCTGCCGGTGTCGACCACGCATGTGCTGTCGTCGGGCGTTGCCGGCACGATGGCGGCAAACGGTTCGGGCCTGCAGTGGTCGACCGTGCGCAACATGCTGCTCGCCTGGGTGCTGACCTTGCCGGCCTCGATCGCGCTCGCCTTCGGGCTGTTCGTGGTGATGCGCAAGCTGTTTTGA
- a CDS encoding DUF2244 domain-containing protein encodes MSDTNATFAADEPVFQALLMPHRSLGRTGFMILIGALLFGWAVTGIIFLSYGAWPIFGFFGLDVLAVYVAFRLNYRAARAREEVSVSRTALDIRKTAPSGRTEEHHFNPFWSRFSVARHSEIGITAMTVESRGERVPIGSFLNPDDRESFATAFTRALATVKAR; translated from the coding sequence ATGAGCGACACAAACGCCACTTTCGCCGCGGACGAGCCGGTCTTCCAGGCCCTGCTGATGCCGCACCGCTCGCTCGGTCGCACCGGCTTCATGATCCTGATCGGCGCGTTGCTGTTCGGCTGGGCGGTGACAGGCATCATCTTCCTGTCCTACGGCGCTTGGCCGATCTTCGGCTTCTTCGGCCTCGACGTGCTGGCGGTCTATGTCGCCTTTCGCCTGAACTATCGCGCCGCCAGGGCCCGCGAGGAAGTCTCGGTGTCGCGCACCGCGCTCGACATCCGCAAGACCGCCCCTTCGGGCAGAACGGAAGAACATCATTTCAACCCGTTCTGGTCGCGCTTCTCGGTCGCCCGCCACAGTGAGATAGGCATCACCGCCATGACGGTGGAATCGCGCGGCGAGCGCGTACCGATCGGTAGTTTCCTCAATCCCGATGACCGCGAAAGCTTCGCCACCGCCTTCACCCGGGCGCTTGCCACCGTCAAGGCACGCTGA
- a CDS encoding NUDIX hydrolase codes for MATPKKKSIERKAAPKKKAPLKTPVEKQPLAKPSPKKQAVRKAKKGKTIRQVAAIPFRRGEDGSLEVMLVTSRQTRRFILPKGWPMPGKSGRKAATIEAMEEAGVVGKTLKEPAGSYSYWKRLARTFARVDVTVYLLAVTGELANWPEARSRQRAWLKPEDAATLIDEPELSTLLRTLTLPAAL; via the coding sequence ATGGCGACACCCAAGAAAAAGAGCATTGAACGCAAGGCCGCGCCCAAGAAGAAGGCGCCCCTGAAGACGCCTGTCGAGAAGCAGCCGCTCGCCAAACCCTCACCGAAGAAGCAGGCGGTTCGGAAAGCCAAAAAGGGCAAGACGATCCGCCAGGTCGCCGCCATTCCGTTTCGGCGCGGCGAGGACGGCAGCCTTGAGGTGATGCTGGTCACCTCGCGCCAGACCAGGCGTTTCATCCTGCCGAAGGGCTGGCCGATGCCCGGCAAGAGCGGACGCAAGGCCGCCACCATCGAGGCGATGGAAGAAGCGGGCGTCGTCGGCAAGACGCTGAAGGAGCCGGCCGGCAGCTATTCCTACTGGAAGCGGCTTGCGCGAACCTTCGCGCGGGTCGACGTCACCGTCTATCTGCTCGCCGTCACCGGGGAACTGGCCAACTGGCCGGAGGCACGCAGCCGCCAGCGCGCCTGGCTGAAGCCCGAGGACGCCGCGACCCTGATCGACGAACCCGAACTGTCGACGCTGCTCAGGACATTGACCTTGCCCGCCGCTCTTTGA
- a CDS encoding 3-hydroxybutyrate dehydrogenase, whose amino-acid sequence MGSLTSKNALVTGSTSGIGLAIARAFAAEGANVTINGLGDADAIERERAGIEADFGVKCRYSNANMMNGPEVTAMVHEAEQAFGSLDILVNNAGIQHVAPIEEFPDDKWEAIIRINLLAAFYAIKAALPGMKARKWGRIINTASAHALVASPFKSAYVSAKHGIAGLTKTVALEAAQDGVTANAIAPGYVWTPLVEKQIPDTMKARNMTEEQVKHDVLLAAQPTKEFVTVDEIAALALFLCSDAAKQITGTTLPIDGGWTAQ is encoded by the coding sequence ATGGGCTCCCTGACTTCGAAGAACGCGCTTGTTACCGGTTCGACCAGCGGCATCGGCCTTGCCATCGCCAGGGCCTTCGCCGCCGAAGGCGCCAATGTCACCATCAACGGACTTGGCGATGCCGATGCGATCGAGAGGGAACGTGCCGGCATCGAAGCCGATTTCGGCGTCAAGTGCCGCTATTCCAACGCCAACATGATGAATGGCCCGGAAGTGACCGCCATGGTGCACGAGGCCGAACAGGCATTCGGCAGCCTCGATATCCTGGTCAACAATGCCGGCATCCAGCATGTCGCGCCGATCGAGGAGTTTCCCGACGACAAGTGGGAAGCGATCATCCGCATCAACCTGCTCGCCGCCTTCTACGCCATCAAGGCCGCGCTTCCGGGCATGAAGGCGCGCAAATGGGGGCGCATCATCAACACCGCTTCGGCGCATGCGCTGGTAGCGTCGCCCTTCAAGTCGGCCTATGTCTCGGCCAAGCACGGTATTGCCGGCCTGACCAAGACGGTGGCGCTGGAGGCCGCGCAGGACGGGGTGACGGCCAATGCGATCGCGCCCGGTTATGTCTGGACGCCGCTGGTCGAAAAGCAGATCCCCGACACGATGAAGGCCCGCAACATGACCGAGGAACAGGTCAAGCACGACGTTCTGCTGGCGGCCCAGCCGACGAAGGAGTTCGTGACGGTGGACGAGATCGCGGCGCTGGCGCTGTTCCTGTGCTCGGACGCGGCCAAGCAGATCACCGGCACGACGCTGCCGATCGATGGCGGCTGGACGGCGCAGTAG
- a CDS encoding Flp family type IVb pilin, with the protein MTNLLSRFVKDESGATAIEYGLIAALIALAIVAGAGFLGNTINAKFNTIAGTLKNAGSGNGG; encoded by the coding sequence ATGACCAATCTTCTTTCGCGCTTCGTCAAGGACGAGTCGGGCGCAACCGCCATTGAATACGGCCTGATCGCCGCCCTGATCGCTCTGGCGATCGTTGCTGGCGCCGGCTTCCTCGGCAACACCATCAATGCCAAGTTCAACACCATCGCCGGCACGCTGAAGAACGCTGGCAGCGGCAACGGCGGCTGA
- a CDS encoding GNAT family N-acetyltransferase gives MTAPAFKTAPIIETQRTILRAHGLDDFDTYAEMWSEPAVCRFIGGRARTREESWQRFLRHAGLWSLIGYGYWAVEDKATGRFIGEAGFQDMKREIQPSLEGLPEIGWVLASAAHGKGIASEIVGEMTAWADNVLGAQRTVCIIDPENVASLNVARKTAYNEVLRTTYHEKPTILLERPKAGGLNSV, from the coding sequence ATGACCGCCCCAGCCTTCAAGACCGCGCCCATCATCGAAACGCAACGGACGATCCTGCGGGCGCACGGGCTGGACGATTTCGACACCTATGCCGAGATGTGGTCGGAGCCGGCGGTATGCCGGTTCATCGGCGGCAGGGCGCGCACCCGCGAGGAAAGCTGGCAGCGGTTCCTGCGCCATGCCGGCCTGTGGTCGCTGATCGGCTACGGTTATTGGGCGGTCGAGGACAAGGCGACAGGGCGTTTCATCGGCGAGGCCGGCTTCCAGGACATGAAGCGCGAAATCCAGCCCTCGCTGGAAGGTCTTCCGGAAATCGGCTGGGTTCTGGCTTCTGCCGCGCATGGCAAGGGCATTGCCAGCGAGATCGTTGGTGAAATGACGGCCTGGGCCGACAATGTTCTAGGGGCGCAGAGAACCGTCTGCATCATCGATCCCGAGAATGTTGCCTCGCTGAACGTCGCGCGCAAGACTGCTTACAACGAGGTGCTGCGCACGACCTACCATGAAAAGCCGACAATCTTGCTTGAGCGACCGAAAGCCGGCGGTCTGAACAGCGTTTGA
- a CDS encoding DUF2214 family protein, translating to METTDLVLAIFHHLLAFSLAGVIAAEFVLLRNEITPGTIRRLALIDRHYGLLAVLIILVGVGRVFHGLKGWEFYVYNWVFWTKMAIFAAVGLLSIVPTMRFIAWSRQAKANASYQVPETELAAVRRYIWLEALLFLAIPAFAAAMARGYGL from the coding sequence ATGGAAACGACCGACCTTGTTCTGGCCATTTTCCACCATCTGCTGGCTTTTTCGCTGGCCGGGGTGATCGCGGCGGAATTCGTGCTGCTACGCAACGAAATCACACCCGGCACCATCCGCCGGCTTGCCCTGATCGACCGACACTACGGCCTGCTCGCCGTCCTGATCATCCTCGTCGGCGTCGGCCGTGTCTTCCACGGCCTGAAAGGATGGGAATTCTACGTCTACAATTGGGTGTTCTGGACCAAGATGGCGATCTTCGCGGCCGTCGGCCTGCTCTCCATCGTGCCCACCATGCGTTTCATTGCCTGGAGCCGCCAGGCCAAGGCCAACGCATCCTACCAGGTGCCGGAGACCGAACTGGCCGCGGTGCGCCGCTATATCTGGCTGGAGGCGCTGCTTTTCCTGGCGATCCCCGCCTTTGCCGCCGCCATGGCGCGCGGCTACGGCCTCTAG